CTCCTTGGACGCTAGGTTTTTGAAGATGCGAAACATCTCTGATGCTGTTATACCCGATAATCCGGCCTTGTCGTACCGCAAGTCAAAAACCCACGCAGACTGCTTGCAATTGCCTTGTCGACTTGACGAACTGCACCGGCAGCATGCGCCGCAAATGGTATTCATGCAGGGAAACGGCACATAACAACGATCCAGATGCCGTTTGCCAGCAGCTGATCATATTGATGCTGGAAAACCACACATAACAATTATCGAAACGTCGTTTACCAGCAGCAAGTTACATTCATGCTGAGAAACCGCATTCAAAAGCCACTAAGATGCCGTTTACCAGCACTTCGGAGAGACTTCGGATGTAATCATTGAGGGTTGGAATGATTAACGGTTTCGGCCTGCGAAATTCAAAACCACGCCGGCCATGGTTTCGGCGGCGTCGCGAATGCCGTAATCGTAGGCTTTGCGGCCCATGGCCTGCAAACGCTTACGGTCGGCAATCAACGCCGGGACATGCTGGCGCACCCAATCCGATGAGAAATCGTCATTGGCGACCATCAGCCCACCTCCGGCATCGACCACCGGCTGCGCGTTGAATCGCTGCTCGCCATTGCCGATAGGCAGGGGCACATAGACCGCGGGCATGCCGATGGCAGCCAGTTCGCTCACGGTTCCTGCACCGGAGCGGCAGATGACCAAATCGGCGGCGGCAAACGCCAGATCGATGCGTTCCAAGTATTCGGCGACATGATAATCCCCAAGACCAGCGTGGGCCGGGTCCAAATCGGTAAGAACCTGCTCTCCCGCAACGTCACGCACACGCCGACTCACCTCGGCGCTTTTCTTGCGTCCGGTGAGATGGATCACCTGCGTGACTTTCAAGAGCTCGGCGGCAGCACCGCTTACAGCTTCATTAAGGCTCACCGCTCCCAGAGAGCCTCCGGTGACGACCACCAGCGGACGCGATGGGTCGATGCCAAGCTGTGCGGCGGCAAGCTTGCGTGCAGACTCTCTGTCATCTTCCAGTTTTTGGCACAATTCCGCCATCACCGGCCGCAATGGAAGCCCGACACGCCGGATTTCGGCATTTCCATGCGCCTTGAGCCCGGTGTCTTCGTAAACAGTACCGATGAAATCGGCCCAACGGGCGCCCAGTTTGTTGGCCATGCCGGCACGGGCGTTCTGCTCGTGGATGACGATGGGCAGCCCCATGGAATGCGCGACAGCGTAGACGGGAGCCGAAACGTAACCGCCGAAGCCGACCACTACGTCGGCCTGACGACGTTCAAGAATCGCGCGTACCTTTTTCTGCTCCTGGTGCCAGCGACCCGGGAAACGCAGCGCCTGCATATTGGGGCGCCGTGGGAACGGCACCTTGGCAATGGTGTCAAGTTCGAAACCGGCTTGCGGCACCAAATTACGTTCCAGCCCGACGTCGGTGCCGACCACACTGATGGCGGCCTGCGGATCTTCGCGCTTGATCGCTGCAGCAACGCTCAACAACGGGTTGACATGCCCGGCCGTACCGCCTCCGGCCAATACGATATGTTTCATATGCTCTTTCCCTCGGCTTGCCTCAAAAACCTTGTTTTCAACATCTTCTAATAAGAATTATCCGACATCTTTCAGACACGTTGCGCCGCAATGTTGGCTTGAATCTGGGGCTGCTTCCTCATCATACTGGTAGCCACGCCTGCCGCGAGAAGACACATCACCAGGCTCGACCCGCCAGCCGAGACGAACGGCAACGGCACGCCCATCACGGGCAGCAGGCCGATGACGACCATGATGTTGACCAGCGCCTGGCCCACAATCCAGATGGCGATGCAGATGAGTACCCGCGAGGCGTATTTGTCGGGGGTCTGCAGGGCGATGACGAACATGCACCAGCCGAGAATGGCGAAAAGGACGATAACGGCTGCGGCACCGACGAACCCCGTTTCCTCGCCGATGATGGCGAAGATGAAATCGTTGTGGGCTTCGGGCAGATAGTTCCATTTTTCGCGCGAATTGCCAATGCCGACGCCGAAAAAACCACCGGAAGCCATGGCGTATTTTGCGTGCATCGATTGGTAACACTCCCCTTGCAAGGCCGAAGCCGGGCATGGACGATACGCTGCTGTAATACGAAGCATACGGTTCGGGCTGGTGACCACGAACAGCACGACCAGCGCCACCAGCACGAGGGCGGAAACAATCATCCATTTTGTCGGAAAACCACCGACGAGCATCGCCGTGACGCCGATGGCCACCAAGATCATCGCCGTGCCGAGATCGCCGCCAAGCATGACGGCACCAAGGCAGGCCAGGAAGATGAACACCATGGGCACATAGGCTTTCAGCCCTTCGAGCTTGTAGTGTTTCGCGGCCGATGCCACCGCCCAAGGCATCCACATGCACAGCGCGAGTTTCATGACCTCTGCCGGCTGCATGGTGAACTTGTCGGGAATGCCGATCCAGCCTTTGTTGCCGTTGACTTCAACGCCGAGCGGCGTCATGGTCAGCAGCTGAAGGAAAATCGAGAAAATCACGAACACGAACGAAAATCTGCGGTAGCTTTCGGAGTGGATGCGCATCGCCACGACACAGAACACAAAGCCGAGCACACAGTACACGCCTTGCAACAGCGCCTGTTTCCAAGGCGAAAGACCCAGAGCGATCATGGTCACCGAAGAAGCAGAAAAGACCATGACCACGCCGAAGCAGGTCAGGGCGATCACCGAAATGCGGAAGCCGTAATAGCACCAGAGAGGGTTTAGCAGAGCATGGATGCCGGTATAGTCATCGACTTTGAGCACGTCGGTTGCGCCAGTATCGTCCGGCTGGTCGGAAACGCCCACGGCTTTGGCTTTTTGGTAGATCATACTGAGGCGCGATTGCGGTTGTTTCCTATTATCGTTATCGCTGCTTCTGCTTCTACTTGCGCTTCCGCTTTTACCCCTACTTCCGCTTCGTGGGGCTATGCTTTCGCCTCGCGCGTTTCTGGATACGGCATTGCGGCCGGTACGCGGCTTGTTTCGTGCTTGCCTGCCCGACTTTTCGTCCCGATCGTATACGCGTCTAGCCATGCTTTTGCACCCAGTCATGGGCGGCATCGGCGAATTGCGAACCGCGGTCGGCATAGGAGACGAATTGGTCCATCGAAGCGCAGGCCGGCGCCATCAGCACCACGTCACCGCTTTCGGCATAGTTGCCGGCAGCCTCTACGGCCCGGGCCATGACGCCGGCTTTGTCGTTTGGATCGATCACTGTAAGCGGGATATCCGGGGCGCTGGCTTTGAATGCGTCGAGCATCGGCTGCTGGTCGACGCCGATGATGACCGCAGCCTTGATGGTTTTGGCCTGATTGGCGACGAGATCTTCGAAATGACCGCCTTTGGCGAGCCCTCCGGCAATCCAGACCACGGATTTGGGCTTGTAGCTGGAAAGCGAGGCGTGGGCGGCGTGGGCATTGGTCGCCTTGGAATCGTCGACGAAACGCACGATGCCGCCGTCCTGCAGGTGTGCGGTGGCGACGGTCTGGATACGATGGCCGCCGGGTGCGAAGGCGCGCAGCGCGTCGAGGCAATGGCCCGGGTCGGCACCCAAGCCCATCGCCAGAGCAAGTGCGGTGATGGAGTCGGCCAGCAAATGCGGGTAAACCGTCCCGTCCGGCTCGCACAGATGCGAGAATTCGGTCACTTTGGCCAGCGCATTCATATCGCCGGTCGGAGCTCCGGCCAAGCCGCTGGCGTCGACGATCCAGCCGTCGGATACGCCAATCTGCCCGGGTTCGGGGGCGTTGAGTGTGAAGCCAACCTTGCGGCATTCCGGGCCGGTTTGGGCTTCGTCGGCCAAAGCCGAAACCCGTGCATCGTCGGCGTTGAATACCAGCACGCGTCGAGCATTATGGAAGACTTTGGATTTGTCGGCTGCATAGTTGGCCATGCCACCGTGCCAGTCGAGGTGGTCGGCGGCGATATTGGTGATGGCCGCGCAATCAAGTTCAAGGGAATCGGTGAAATGCATCTGGAAACTGCTCAGTTCCACGCACAGCGCGTCGTGTTTCGGATCGACGGCAGCCAGGCTCACGGACTTGCCGATATTGCCGACGGCTGGGGCGTCCATGCCGCAATGGGTGAGCATGGCGGAGACCATCTGCGTGGTTGAGGTTTTGCCGTTGGTGCCGGTGATACCGACCCAAGGTGCCGGTTCATGTGAAGCGGAATGCTCGGCGGGAACCCGCAGCGCCCAAGCCAGTTCGACTTCGCTGACCACGGGAATGCTCCGACGCTGGGCTTCGAGAATAAACGGCGTGCGAGGGTTGAACACCGGGGAAGCCACCACGATATCGACAGTATCCCAATCGATATCGTCGAAGGAATGCAAGTCGGCTTCCGGCTTCTTCTCGTCGACGCTCAGCACACGACCTGCCCGGCTTTGTAACGCCTCAACGGCACCGCGCCCGGAAACCCCGAGACCGGCCACCAAGACGGTTTTACCGCTTACATCCAAACGCGATGAACCGTTTGCCGAACCGATACGATTAACCTGCGAAAATCCCGAATCCCCTGCATGCTGCATGCCAATCACCTTTCCTTGTCCTCTATCCTGTCGTCGCCGAACGCCGTAAGCATTCGCGCCCTAAAGCAACAGACCGGTATGCGAGGCCCAATCCGTATAGAAAATCATGAGGCCGATCAGCACGAACATGAATTCGATCATCCAGAAGCGGACGACGACCTTTTGCTCGCTCCAGCCCATCAACTCAAAGTGATGATGGATTGGCGCCATCTTGAAAACGCGCTTATGGGTGAGCTTGAAGCAGCCGACCTGGATGACATCGCTCATCGCTTCGATGACGTAGAGGCCGCCGATGATGACGGCGAGGAATTCGGTATGCGTGGCGATGGAAAGCGCGGCGAAAAGCCCGCCCAGAGCCAGCGAACCCGTGTCGCCCATGAAGATGGTGGCCGGGTTGGAGTTGTACCAGAGGAAACCGAAGCAGGCGACGGCGGCACAGGCGGCGATAATCGTCAGGTCAAGCGGATCAGAAACGGCGTAGGAATAGCCTACCTTCGGGCCACCCTTGACGTGGTAGCTCTCCCAGAACGCGATGAGGGTGTAGCCGGCCAGGGAAATCATCGAGGAACCGGTGGCAAGCCCGTCAAGCCCGTCGGTCAGGTTGACGGCATTGGTCCACGCGATCATCAGGAAATTGACCCAGATGACGAAGACGACGATGGCGACGGCCTTGCCTGCGAATTCAAAGCTGAAGAAAGGATGCTCGATGAAGCTCATGCCCGCCTGGGCCGAGGGAAATCCCGACTTGGTGGGAATCAGCAAAGCCAGCACGGCGTAGATGGTGGCGAAAACGAACTGGCCGAAGAACTTGCCGCCGACGCTCAACCCGGTGTTCTGCTTCTTGCGCACTTTGGCGAAATCGTCGATGAATCCGAGGCTGCCCATCGAGACCATCGCGAAAAGCACCAATACGGCCGACCACGAAACGGCCTGGCCACCGGTCAACCCGCGGTACACCGCTGAAGCACCCCAGCCGAGCAGTACGGCGAGAATAATGACGACGCCGCCCATGGTAGCCGTGCCACGCTTCAAGAGATGCGATTGCGGGCCGTCCTGACGGATGTACTGGCCATAGTGCAGCCGATGCACCACTCTGATCATGAGCGGTGTGCCAACCATCGTGACCACAAGCGAGACCACGATGCCGATGATGAGGGAAATCAATGTTTCGGCTCCACTTCTTTACGTTCCTGCTTTTGCGCGTGCGCCCAACGTTCGGCCAAGGTGGAAAGCCCGGAAATATGCGAACCTTTGAGCAGCACGACGGTATTTTCATGCCGGCGGGCGGCCTCGGCGACCAACCGCTCGGCCTGAACTGAACTATGTACCCATTGCACCACGACGGGGGTACGCGTTTGGCTCTCCGCCACGCCCTCGCTCGCGTTTCCCTCTTCCTGCTTCGCACCCTGTGCCAAGGCTTCGGCGAGCCGGTCGAAATGCTTGTCGGCTTCGTTGCCTACGGCGATGATCTCGTCGATACCGAGGGATGCGGCATAGGCACCGATCTGCCGGTGCAGTTTCAGTTCGTCGCCTCCCAGCTCGAGCATCGCACCCAGAACAGCGATACGGTAGGGTTTTGAGGTCTTTGCAGCGGCGTTATCTGCAGGTTGAGATTTGTCTAAAGAATTATTAGCAGGGTTTTCCGCAGCCTCCCAACGAGCCAAGCCGTCGAGCCCCGCCCGCATGGAATCGGGATTCGCGTTGAAGGAATCATCGATAAGTGTGAAATCGGCGTCTGGAAGTGAAACGGTGGAAACGGCCATGCGATGTGGGCTGATATGCTTCACCTCGCCGAGTCCGGAGGCGATATCGGTCAAGGGCATGCCAAAATAATCGGCGACTGTCGCTGCGGCAAGTGCATTCATGACGTTGTGAGCCCCGCCGATACCGAGATACACCGAGACGCGAGAACCGTTCGGGGCTACCATAGTGAAGCTCGGGCGGTCCAGCGCATCGACAGTGACATCGGTGGCACTCATCCGTGCGACGTCAGGCTTTGCACTGCCATCAAGTCCAAACCAGAGCACCTTGCCCGGTGCGAATTTCGTCATGGCCGCCACGTGTTCGTCGTCGGCATTGAGCACGGCGATACCGCCCGGCACCAAGCCCTGCACGATCTCGCTTTTGGCCTGCGCGATGCGCTCGACGGAACCGAATTCTCCCAGATGGGCGACACCGACTTTGAGCACGACGGCCAGGTCGGGAGGCACGATACGGGTCAGATTGGCAATTTCGCCGACATGGTTGGCTCCCATTTCAGCCACGAAAAAGCGGGTGCCTTCGCCCACTTTCAGCGCGGTCAGCGGCAGGCCGATGTCGTTGTTGAATGAACCAACGGGGGCGACCGTCTCGCCAAGCGAGGCCAGCAGCGAACGCAGCAGGTCCTTGGTGGTGGTCTTGCCGACCGAACCGGTGATGCCAATGACGGAAAAGGCCGAATCAAGCTGACGCCGACGCACAATATTATGGTGTGCCAAAAGCCCCAAAGCCACTATCGTGTCGGAAACCACGATTTGGGCGATATCGCCGGCCCCGTCCACAGCGTGGTCGACCAACGCGGCCACCGCACCTTTTGCTCCAACGGAAGCAACGAAATCATGCCCGTCCACGCGTTCGCCCTTGATGGCCACGAAAACCGACCCCGGCTTGATCTGCCGCGAATCGCTGAATGTGGAAGTGGCCACGGCCCCCTCCGGCATTTTGCGTCCGGAGCCTAAAACGATACGGCCATTCACGGCTTCGGCGATTTCCCCAATCGTCATCGGCATCATGCCGGGTCGGCAATCCGAAGCCCCGGTCCTCTTAACATTCAACGTATGCCACCTTTTTCGTCTTACTTCAATGTTGTTTGCAATATAAAACCGCAATCAACCCATGCTCAACGTATCATCCGCGATGCCTTCGAGCAAAGCCTTCATCGCAATTCCTTCGAGACGCGCAGGGCGTTGCGGATATTGCTGCGGCGCACCCCGGCGTCCAACGCCATCGCGATCGCCAACGAAAGCCTTCTCTGCCCCTGCAGACTGCCTGAAGCCGCGGTCTGACCGACCAGCCAGCTGGATTCATCGGAACAGGTGACCAAGCGCTTGCGTTCGTCGATCGAGAACCCGTAACGTTGCCGTGCCGATTTGAGCATATCCGCCGATTCCGCCTTGTCAAGGTTATCGATGGAGCCCAATACATCGACGTTGACGCCTTCGAGCGCGCCGGAGCGCAAAGTCTCGCTGTCAGCGGAAATCACCATCGCCGCCGCCCCATCCTCGGAACAGACGGAAAGCGTGTGCTGAACGTCGAGGATTCCCAAAGGATAAGTCATCTGAAGTTCGCGTTCCAGCGAGCTGGAACCCGCACGGCTCACGATGCCCACCGGGTTGCCGAGCATATGCAGGAAATCGGCCAGACGCACCACATCGGCCTGAATCTCCTCGTCATCATCGCCGCAGACCACGAATACCGCCATGGTATTGGCCGGCGTTCCGGCGATATCTGAGGCCAAAGCGCCCATCGTCTCAGGGTCGGGAGTTGCCAGCAAAGCCGGAACCCCCGCAGCTTGAGCGAGCGCAGAAAGGGACGGTGGCACCAACACCGCGTATGCGCCACGCGCCACGGCCACGGCAAGCAGCGAAGGATCGCCATCGGCTTTCAAAACGTAAAGGGCGCCGGGGCGCACGGAATCCGGGGTATCGGCAATCGAGGTGACCGTAACCCCGTCAGCGAACCTGGGCTCCAGATCAAAACCGTAGTGACTGGCGATATAGCCCAAGGTCACACGCCGCGAAATCGATTCGCTTACCACGCTCATGCTTCGACCTTTCCCATCGGAAACGCTGGACACATCGGAAACGCCAGCAGTGCTCGGAACGTTGCGGACGCTACAAGCGTTGGTAACACCGCAAGCGCCGGGCAGCCTTCAACCGCCGACGCCTTGCTTGGTTTCATGCGATTGTCACCGCTTGCCGTCATCGTCACCATGTCACAGGAATAGCATTGTTACGCGGCTGCGAGGCGGGGACTTCATACTTCTGCATAAGGAATTCACCGATTTGCCTGAACAACGCGCCGCTAGTGAGGCCGCCGTAGACGCCCTGCGGGTTGCGCATCACCACAGTGAGCACGAAACGCGGGTTGTCGGCGGGGAGGATGCCTGTGAAATCACTGATGATGCTGTCGAGCTTGCCGCTGGGGCCGGCCACCTGCGCAGTTCCGGACTTACCGGCGACCCGGTAACCAGCCACGCCGGTCGTCTTCGCGTATTCCTCGCCCGAAGACTCCATCGCGTTCATCAGCTGCGCGTTGACGTTGGCGTCCATGATGCGCGTGCCCTCGTCCATCGGCTGCTTGGTAACGTGGCCGTCGGCGTCGATCGTGGAATCGATGATGGTGGGCTTACGGTAGATACCGCCGTCGCCGATGGCGGCAATCGCGTTGGTCAATTGCACCACGTTGATGGCATAACCCTGGCCGAACAATATGGTGTCGCGGGTGCGCTTGTCCCATGCGTTGGGATTGGTCAGCGTGCCTCGCGACTCGCCTGGCAGGTTCAGCCCACTGGGCTGGCCGATGCCGAATTTGGTGAGCATGTCGTAACGGTCCTGGTCCTTGTAATCGTTGGAAGACATGACCATGCCGACGTTGGAGGACTGCTGGAGGATGCCGGCCAGTGTCCAATTGGAAAGCGGATGCGGGGAGACATCGGTGAAAATCTGGCCGTTTTTGTCGAGCCTGTCGGGAACCTGGAAATGATCCGTCATCTGGTGGATGCCATGCTGCATCAGTCCCGCCATCGAGAAGGTCTTGCCGATGGAACCGGGCTCGAAGGTCTCCGAGACCGCGCGGGAAACGCTCAATTTGGCTTGGTCGCTGCCGGCCTGAATTTCGTCGGAATCGTCAAGCGCGATGATCTGGTGGGTACGTATATCCTCCACGCAGGCTATCGCCCAGTCCGCCTTGTATTGGGCCTTGCCTTCGGTCAGCACTTTCTTGAGGTACCAATCGACGTCCGAATCGATGGTCAATTTGACATCGCTGCCGTTGCGCGCGGCCTTCGAATCGGTCAACGTACCGGGAATTTCGACGCCGTTGTTGCCCTGCTGGTAAATCTTGTAGCCGTCGGCACCCGCGAGCGCCGTGTTCTGGACCTGCTCCATGCCCGAAACGCCGTCGGCCTTGTCGTTGACGCCACCGAGGAAGGCGCCCATCAGCGTACCGTCGGAATAGACGCGGTTCTGCGAAAGCTCTCCATAGACAATGCCGCCTAAGCCGAGTTTATCGAGCTTGCGTTTGGCCGCAGGCTCCACGTCCTTTTTCAAGACCACGTAACGACCGGGACCGGCGAGTTTGCCTCCGAGCTCCATGGCGTCCATGCCAAGTATCGGCGCGGCCATCCTGGCCACACGAGCGGCGCCAACCACGCCGAGTGTCTTGCCGCCTTGCTTCTTGGTCTGCGTGCAGTTGTCGGTGATCTGTGTGCTGCAGATCGGATCGTATTCCTGCGCGGCCTTCGGGTCGCCGATGATCGTATAGCGCTCCACGCTTTGTGCGAGAACGGCTCCGTTGCTGTCAAGTATTTTGCCGCGCATGCCGTGGACGGGCACTTTGAGGGTGCGCCCCGCGGTGGCGGCCTCGGCCATCTCGCGGCCGTTGAGCAGCTGAAGGTTGGCCAATTGGCCGAAGCAGACCACGAACACGAGTGCGAGCACCGTGGCGATCACGGCGCAACGCGACAGAAACTGCTTGCTTTTGGTTGTGCTAACGGGTGAACGCATATCACTGGCCCTTATCCGTAGGTTGATAACCCTGAAGATCTATCGACAATGGGCCGGACTGCGGCACCATGCCCATCTTCTGGGCGCGGTCGGGAAGGCTTGCCTGCAGGCTGTCGAGCTGCGCCTGATCGTCTTCGACATCCTGGTTGAGCTTGTTGATGTTGGCCTGCACCTGCGCCTGTTCGAAGGAATTCTGCACCATTTGGGTGCGCAGCGCCAGCGAGCCGAGCAAGGCGGCGAAAAGGAAGAGAACGGCGATGATGACATGGACCACCGAAACGGTTTTGATACGGCCCAAGATGCCGAAAGCCGCGTTCTCGTTTTCCTTTTTCTCCTTGCCGCCGGCGACGACCTGAAGCCGGGGACGTGACGATGCCGCGCGGGTATCGTCTTCACGCCCGGCCGGAGCGACATGGGAACGAACCGATCGTGCTGTTGCGCTGCTCATCATCCCCTCCTTTTCTTCTGGTTGTCTTGATGGTTGCGTTTTTCTTGATAGTTACGTTTGTCATGCGAAAATTCGCCGCGCCTATCGGGACTATGCCCAGGGTTTCCTTTGGCATCCTGAGCAAATCGATGGCGCCAACGCTCCGGAAGCTCTCGCGAAAGCTCAACGCCACGCAATCTGACGGGGGCCGAACGCGGATTGTGCTCGATTTCGGCTTCATCGGCCTTGATCGCGCCACGGGTCAGTTCCTTGAAGAACGGCTGCGCATCTGCCGGGATTACCGGCAGGTCGGCCGGCGCGTCGACGTTAAGGCCTTGGGCCATGAACGTCTTGACCGTGCGGTCTTCGAGCGAATGATAGGATTCGACGACCAGTCTGCCGGAAAGGGCGAGCCGGTTGGCAATCTGCGGCAGCGTGCATTTGAGCTTGTCAAGTTCGCCGTTGACTTCGATGCGCAAGGCCTGGAAAACGCGCTTGGCGGGGTTGCCTTTTCCACGGTGGAATTTCGGCACCACTTGATCGACCAATTGATCCAGCTGGCGGGAGGTCTTGAGCGGTTCCTTTTCGCGCTCGCGGACGACCGCCCGGGCGATCGGCTTGGAGAAGCGCTCCTGACCGTACTCGCGGAAAATCCGGACGAGTTCGGCCTCGCTGTATTCCGCAAGAATCTGAGCGGCGTCGAAACTTTGGCTGGTATCCATACGCATGTCGAGCGGGGCATCATGGGAATAGGAGAACCCACGGTCGGTCTCGTCGATCTGCAGGCTGGAAAGCCCCAGATCCATGAAGGCGGCATCGACGCGTCTCAATCCGAGAGTTTCAAGCACATCGTCAAATTCGTCGAACGCGGCGTGAACCGGGGTGAACCGGGCGTCGAGCCCTTCTTCCTTCATACGTTGCGTGGCCATGGAAAGCGCTTCCTCGTCACGATCGATACCGATGAGGCGGGCCCGCGGGGCGGCTTTCAAAAACGCCGTCGCGTGACCGGCCAGGCCGAGGGTGCAATCGACCGCAACGGCACCTGGATGTTCAAGCGCAGGGGTGACCAACCGGACACACTCATCCAAGAGAACCGGGGTATGAATATTCGTCAGATCCGCCATCACCACTCCACCGCCGGCAACACATCATCGGCTATATCGGAATAGCCTTCCTCCTGAGCGGCGAGATAGGCATCCCAGGATTCCTTGTTCCAAATCTCGGCTCTGGTGCCCACGCCAATCACGACGATGTCGCTGCCCAGGCCCGCGTAACTGCGCAGGTTCTGC
This genomic stretch from Bifidobacterium sp. ESL0690 harbors:
- the rsmH gene encoding 16S rRNA (cytosine(1402)-N(4))-methyltransferase RsmH; protein product: MADLTNIHTPVLLDECVRLVTPALEHPGAVAVDCTLGLAGHATAFLKAAPRARLIGIDRDEEALSMATQRMKEEGLDARFTPVHAAFDEFDDVLETLGLRRVDAAFMDLGLSSLQIDETDRGFSYSHDAPLDMRMDTSQSFDAAQILAEYSEAELVRIFREYGQERFSKPIARAVVREREKEPLKTSRQLDQLVDQVVPKFHRGKGNPAKRVFQALRIEVNGELDKLKCTLPQIANRLALSGRLVVESYHSLEDRTVKTFMAQGLNVDAPADLPVIPADAQPFFKELTRGAIKADEAEIEHNPRSAPVRLRGVELSRELPERWRHRFAQDAKGNPGHSPDRRGEFSHDKRNYQEKRNHQDNQKKRRG